One Hippoglossus hippoglossus isolate fHipHip1 chromosome 5, fHipHip1.pri, whole genome shotgun sequence genomic window carries:
- the hdhd3 gene encoding haloacid dehalogenase-like hydrolase domain-containing protein 3 — MRVPLRWVLWDVKDTLLKVRSSVGEQYCREAERMGLSLSPAEVDAAFRQAYRRYSSRYPNYGIAQGLDGQSWWMGVVRDTFSQCRVQDPTLLNTLAQNLYYNFCNAENWEVFPDSKKALESCSSLGLKLGVVSNFDCRLEAILRVCGLRSYFSFLITSEEAGVAKPNPVIFDQALQKCGSAAAGVAHVGDHYVNDYLCSRSVGIHGILLDRHNKQNQPDVPPEHRLSSLEELLSRLQQHMD; from the exons ATGCGTGTCCCTCTGAGGTGGGTGCTGTGGGACGTGAAGGACACGCTGCTGAAGGTGCGCTCCTCTGTCGGAGAGCAGTACTGCAGGGAGGCTGAACGAATGGGCTTGAGCCTCAGTCCCGCGGAGGTGGACGCTGCTTTCCGTCAGGCATATCGACGGTATTCCAGCAGATACCCAAACTACGGCATCGCACAGGGCCTGGATGGACAGTCTTGGTGGATGGGGGTAGTGAGGGACactttctcccagtgcagagTGCAAGACCCAACCCTGCTCAACACATTGGCTCAAAACCTCTATTATAATTTCTGCAACGCAGAGAACTGGGAG GTATTCCCAGACTCGAAGAAGGCTCTGGAGAGTTGCTCTTCTCTCGGACTGAAGCTTGGTGTGGTGTCCAACTTTGACTGCCGCTTGGAAGCGATTCTACGTGTTTGTGGTCTGCGGTCATACTTCAGCTTCTTGATAACGTCGGAGGAAGCAGGTGTAGCAAAGCCCAATCCAGTCATCTTTGATCAGGCACTGCAGAAATGTGGCTCAGCAGCTGCGGGTGTAGCTCATGTTGGGGATCACTATGTGAATGATTATCTCTGCTCTCGCTCTGTGGGGATCCACGGGATCCTATTAGACAGACACAACAAGCAAAACCAACCCGATGTTCCCCCAGAGCATCGGCTCAGCtccctggaggagctgctgtcacGGCTACAGCAGCACATGGATTAA
- the trub2 gene encoding mitochondrial mRNA pseudouridine synthase TRUB2, whose translation MATPAIRMFRRLEGLFCVYKPSGVHWKLVRDNIETSLLKGLNTVPQKPCPQEVRFLAQPGGDTETARGLTLFAASVPALSNHPLVTGPEFQHVRVGVGHRLDASSSGVLVLAVGNGNKVLNDLYNTRVTRDYTVEGAFGSATDDFSDTGRVVERTTYDHITLDKLNRVLAMLQGANQKAMLMYSNVDMRSQEAYEMAVQGLLGPEGKSVPIVTGLRCIHFQPPNFTLEVQCLNETQRYLRKVVHEIGLELRSTAACTGVRRTRDGPFTLQDALTCHRWTPPGVMQAIQQYRSSKKNKRRSQSQIKNPGLQPLEENVKESSA comes from the exons ATGGCGACTCCAGCTATTCGCATGTTCCGCAGGTTGGAGGGTTTGTTCTGTGTCTACAAACCTTCCGGTGTTCACTGGAAACTCGTCCGGGACAACATCGAGACAAGTCTTCTTAAAG gttTAAACACTGTTCCCCAGAAGCCGTGTCCTCAGGAGGTTCGTTTCCTGGCTCAGCCGGGCGGGGACACAGAAACAGCCAGAGGACTCACCCTGTTTGCAGCCTCTGTCCCTGCTCTGTCCAACCACCCTCTGG tAACTGGACCTGAATTCCAGCATGTTCGAGTGGGAGTGGGACATCGTCTGGATGCCTCCTCCTCCGGAGTTTTAG TTCTTGCAGTTGGAAATGGAAACAAGGTCCTGAACGATCTCTACAACACACGAGTCACAAGG GATTACACCGTGGAGGGGGCGTTTGGGAGTGCGACAGATGATTTCTCTGACACGGGTCGTGTTGTGGAAAGAACCACCTATG ATCACATCACACTGGATAAGCTGAACAGAGTTCTGGCAATGCTGCAGGGAGCCAATCAAAAGGCCATGTTAAT GTATTCCAACGTGGACATGCGCTCACAGGAGGCCTATGAGATGGCTGTGCAAGGTCTATTGGGTCCGGAGGGGAAATCGGTGCCTATTGTGACAGGCCTGCGCTGCATTCACTTCCAGCCTCCCAACTTCACATTAG AGGTACAGTGCCTAAATGAAACGCAGAGATATTTGCGCAAAGTTGTGCACGAGATAGGACTTGAGCTGCGCAGCACGGCAGCGTGTACGGGAGTGAGACGGACCAGAGACGGACCGTTCACACTGCAGGACGCTCTGACATGTCACCGCTggacgccccctggtgtcaTGCAGGCCATCCAACAGTACCGCTccagtaagaaaaacaaaagacgcTCCCAGTCCCAGATCAAGAATCCAGGATTACAACCACTGGAGGAGAATGTGAAAGAGTCATCGGCATGA